A single genomic interval of Electrophorus electricus isolate fEleEle1 chromosome 4, fEleEle1.pri, whole genome shotgun sequence harbors:
- the kcnj1a.1 gene encoding ATP-sensitive inward rectifier potassium channel 1a.1, with protein MTRSLCQLFRNYLAKRQIKKNRIVTKDGHCNIEFGNVRHSSRLAFVLDLWTTLVEIRWRFVLLFFVASFTLSWFIFGLIWYWIARDNGDMWWQVQPPNHKPCIYNVFGLTSAFLYSLETQMTIGYGLRVLSPFCPGAVALIIIQSVIGLIINCFWCGLFMAKLTLPKRRAKTITFSKIAVICPKNGNLCLQIRVANLRKTLMIGSQLYGKLLRTTVTPEGETVILDQVNVDFMVDAGKDNLFFICPLTLYHVIDKTSPFFKLAVDTLQQQDFELVVFLDGTDESTSSACQVRTSYIPLEIKWGYKFLPIISRTKEGKYRVDFSNFGRVESVPAAHCALCFYNGQSNHHHPKDGFDNQGFEMMDVNNQASATVM; from the coding sequence ATGACACGCTCATTATGTCAGTTATTCAGAAATTACCTGGCCAAGCGTCAGATTAAGAAAAATCGCATCGTAACCAAAGATGGACACTGCAACATTGAATTTGGCAATGTGAGACACAGCAGCCGTTTGGCCTTCGTGCTAGATCTCTGGACCACCTTGGTGGAGATCCGATGGCGCTTTGTCCTTTTATTCTTTGTGGCTTCCTTCACTCTCAGCTGGTTCATCTTTGGACTCATCTGGTACTGGATTGCACGTGATAATGGTGATATGTGGTGGCAAGTCCAACCCCCAAACCACAAGCCAtgcatatataatgtttttggtCTCACAAGTGCCTTCCTCTACTCACTCGAGACACAGATGACTATTGGTTATGGTCTGCGGGTTCTCAGCCCTTTTTGTCCTGGAGCTGTCGCCCTCATTATTATCCAGTCTGTTATTGGTTTAATAATTAACTGCTTTTGGTGTGGACTCTTTATGGCCAAACTCACTCTGCCCAAGAGAAGAGCCAAGACCATCACCTTTAGCAAAATTGCTGTCATCTGCCCTAAAAATGGTAACCTGTGCCTGCAAATACGAGTGGCCAACCTACGCAAAACCTTGATGATCGGGAGCCAGCTCTACGGCAAGCTGCTTAGGACGACCGTCACACCTGAAGGTGAGACCGTCATCCTGGACCAAGTCAACGTTGATTTCATGGTGGATGCTGGGAAAGACAACCTCTTCTTTATCTGCCCTTTAACTCTGTACCATGTTATTGACAAGACAAGTCCATTCTTTAAATTGGCTGTAGACACCCTCCAGCAGCAGGACTTTGAGTTGGTGGTGTTCCTGGATGGCACTGATGAGTCCACCAGTTCCGCTTGCCAGGTCAGAACGTCTTACATCCCTCTGGAGATCAAGTGGGGCTACAAGTTTCTTCCCATCATCTCCCGCACTAAGGAAGGCAAATACCGCGTGGATTTCTCCAACTTCGGCAGAGTGGAATCTGTCCCAGCTGCTCACTGTGCCCTCTGCTTCTACAATGGCCAAAGCAATCATCACCACCCCAAAGATGGCTTTGATAACCAGGGTTTTGAAATGATGGATGTTAACAACCAAGCCAGTGCTACAGTAATGTGA